A region of Mesorhizobium sp. AR02 DNA encodes the following proteins:
- a CDS encoding lytic transglycosylase domain-containing protein has protein sequence MQRFLWAALIVLCGMAWSTFAQADPPQSAKQRLIDKVCNLIQAHADQNGLPRDFFARLIWKESRFDPNAVSPVGAEGIAQFMPGTAKMRGLENSFDINQAIPASAKYLAEMKTSYGNLGLAAAAYNAGESRVSRWLGSGGFLPMETESYVFDIMGEPVDKFTDPAYAGKIEPLDAKTDFAVACRKLPVIMSQTVAMASINVKPWGIQVAGNFRRSAAISQWLRVRSRFPVLLAGHDPVVSRVRTPIGRRGIYAVRIGIDDRAAANVICQKLQSIGGACVVVRNR, from the coding sequence ATGCAGCGTTTCCTCTGGGCGGCGCTGATTGTCCTGTGCGGTATGGCCTGGTCGACTTTTGCCCAGGCCGATCCGCCGCAATCGGCCAAGCAGCGGCTGATCGACAAGGTCTGCAACCTGATCCAGGCCCATGCCGACCAGAACGGCTTGCCCCGGGATTTCTTCGCTCGGCTGATCTGGAAGGAAAGCCGTTTCGACCCCAATGCCGTCAGCCCCGTCGGCGCCGAGGGCATCGCCCAGTTCATGCCGGGCACCGCCAAGATGCGCGGGCTCGAAAACTCCTTCGACATCAACCAGGCGATCCCGGCGTCGGCGAAGTATCTCGCCGAAATGAAAACCAGCTATGGCAATCTTGGCCTGGCGGCGGCGGCCTACAATGCCGGCGAAAGCCGGGTGTCGCGCTGGCTGGGCTCGGGTGGCTTCCTGCCAATGGAGACCGAGAGCTATGTCTTCGATATCATGGGCGAGCCGGTCGACAAGTTCACCGACCCCGCCTATGCCGGAAAAATCGAGCCGCTTGACGCCAAGACGGATTTTGCCGTCGCCTGCCGCAAACTGCCTGTCATCATGTCGCAGACCGTGGCGATGGCCTCGATCAACGTCAAACCATGGGGCATCCAGGTGGCCGGCAATTTCCGCCGCAGTGCCGCGATCAGCCAGTGGCTGCGGGTGAGGAGCCGGTTTCCGGTTCTGCTCGCCGGCCATGATCCGGTGGTGAGCCGGGTGCGCACGCCGATCGGCCGGCGCGGTATCTACGCCGTCAGGATCGGGATCGACGATCGTGCCGCCGCCAATGTCATCTGCCAGAAATTACAGAGCATCGGCGGGGCCTGCGTGGTGGTGCGCAACCGGTAG
- a CDS encoding phosphotransferase-like protein, with protein MTARIIVLNGVGSAGKSSVARALQAITAAPFLHVQMDSFLAMLPDALQDHADGFCYETRAGRMSSACA; from the coding sequence ATGACCGCCAGGATCATTGTCCTCAATGGCGTCGGCAGTGCCGGCAAAAGCTCGGTCGCCAGGGCGCTGCAAGCGATAACCGCCGCGCCGTTCCTGCATGTCCAGATGGACAGTTTCCTCGCGATGCTGCCCGATGCCTTGCAGGACCATGCCGATGGTTTCTGCTACGAAACAAGGGCGGGACGGATGTCTTCGGCCTGCGCCTGA
- a CDS encoding Stf0 family sulfotransferase: MRENLDELSAVLDQIFPGLASDTARFAKAFGRTLYIHLSRENKLAQAVSLIKAEQTGLWHIAPDGSEIERVAPPQAPHYDFEQIKAELAELEAYDAAWNIWFAAQGLTPLRIGYEHLSADPAATLLGICEALGVQPPNAEDVRPGVAKLADETSLDWMRRYHSDAAG; encoded by the coding sequence ATGCGCGAAAACCTGGATGAGCTTTCTGCGGTCCTGGATCAGATTTTCCCTGGGCTTGCGTCGGATACAGCGCGTTTCGCAAAGGCATTTGGCCGTACCCTCTACATCCACCTGTCGCGCGAGAACAAGCTCGCGCAGGCTGTCTCGCTGATCAAGGCGGAGCAGACCGGTCTTTGGCACATCGCGCCCGATGGCTCGGAGATCGAAAGGGTCGCACCGCCGCAGGCGCCGCACTATGATTTCGAGCAGATCAAAGCTGAGCTCGCCGAACTCGAAGCCTATGATGCGGCCTGGAACATCTGGTTCGCAGCGCAAGGCCTGACCCCGCTGCGCATTGGTTACGAGCATCTTTCCGCCGACCCGGCGGCGACCTTGCTGGGCATCTGCGAGGCTCTCGGCGTTCAGCCTCCGAATGCCGAAGATGTGCGGCCGGGCGTTGCAAAGCTCGCTGACGAGACAAGCCTCGACTGGATGCGCCGCTATCATTCGGATGCGGCCGGCTGA
- a CDS encoding class I SAM-dependent methyltransferase, with the protein MTDPIYNDPDFVQFYDIENQDGRADFDYCIRLARDGGSVLDLGCGTGQLAAEMAEGRSVTGVDPASAMLDVARRRAGGDKVDWVLADARTVRLGRRFDTVLLTGHVFQVFLTEEDQRAVLRTVAEHLALGGRFIFDTRNPAVEAWLEWTPQCSERMVEHPNLGPVRAWYDADCHAATGVVTYSTFYEISGGRPVLGAESKIAFPEKEDLAGMLDDAGLLVEQWLGDWQGEPYADTSPEIIPIGRLR; encoded by the coding sequence ATGACCGATCCGATCTACAATGATCCCGACTTCGTTCAGTTCTACGACATCGAGAATCAGGATGGCCGCGCCGATTTTGACTATTGCATCCGTCTTGCCCGGGATGGCGGCTCGGTCCTCGATCTTGGTTGTGGCACCGGTCAACTGGCCGCCGAAATGGCCGAAGGGCGCAGCGTCACCGGTGTCGATCCCGCATCGGCCATGCTCGACGTCGCGCGGCGCAGGGCCGGCGGTGACAAAGTCGACTGGGTCTTGGCCGATGCGCGAACAGTGCGGCTCGGACGACGGTTCGATACGGTGCTGCTGACCGGTCACGTGTTCCAGGTTTTCCTGACAGAAGAGGATCAGCGGGCGGTGCTGCGCACCGTCGCCGAACATCTGGCTCTCGGCGGGCGCTTCATCTTCGACACACGAAATCCCGCCGTGGAGGCGTGGCTGGAATGGACGCCGCAGTGCTCCGAACGGATGGTGGAGCACCCCAACCTTGGCCCCGTCAGGGCCTGGTACGATGCCGACTGTCATGCCGCCACCGGAGTTGTCACCTATTCGACCTTTTATGAAATTTCCGGCGGCAGACCGGTTTTGGGCGCTGAATCGAAAATCGCTTTCCCTGAGAAGGAGGATCTTGCCGGAATGCTGGATGACGCCGGCCTGCTGGTAGAGCAATGGCTCGGCGACTGGCAGGGCGAACCCTATGCGGACACCTCTCCGGAAATCATCCCGATCGGTCGGCTGCGCTGA
- a CDS encoding response regulator has protein sequence MPEYSSFIRFVRIRYLSGLLIFALASTAVMVALNRVNSFRHEIDALSSNLVVFTRDLRNATSFAETTGSAWRNETRDALTASARGHSERLTGEIDTLTAQFAAIRSRLSAKTINELETASVNGDLFWSAHDMVRNFNLMSVAQKADEWSYREIRNQNDLFVQPMLVRVRTAMDEERHLADASSDRLLLWASGLLFAVLAIVAFWVFRPMEQAIRRAFAQSAESLFKAEAADRAKSEFLANMSHEIRTPMNGVLGMAELLAKTELTPRQKTFTDVIVKSGNALLTIINDILDFSKINAGQLTLDPAPFRLTEAVEDVATLVSARVAEKNLELIVRVDPRLPAHVVGDAGRFRQIVTNLVGNAVKFTEKGHVLIDVGGETVNDVVQLKLRVEDTGIGIPAEKLQNVFEKFAQVDGSSTRRHEGTGLGLAIAARLVDLMAGKIGVESEIGRGSVFWFGVPLPVHHAETRDAIVPVDVTGARVLVIDDNPVNREILLEQLRSWSFDCAAAESGAMGLAFLDRACQLGASVDCIILDYQMPGMNGADVARAIAADSRLSAIPIVILTSVDQVDFGKMIIDFGIAAHLTKPARSAVLLGTVISVIQKARSQVGKAQFIREPVQPKPQAAPPAFTVIRGPAIPVATAPESTTTPNGPIDILIAEDNDVNQLVFGQILNGLGLSYRIAGNGRTAVEMYRSLHPKLILMDVSMPEMNGYEATRAIRAIEASSGGHIPIIGVTAHALKGDRDKCIEAGMDDYLPKPVSPDRLGAKIGTWLSETVVAKTA, from the coding sequence ATGCCGGAATATTCTTCCTTCATCCGGTTTGTCCGGATTCGCTATCTTTCAGGATTGCTGATTTTCGCGCTGGCTTCCACGGCCGTCATGGTTGCGCTCAACCGCGTCAATTCCTTCCGCCATGAGATCGATGCGCTGAGCAGCAACCTCGTCGTCTTCACCCGCGACCTGCGCAACGCGACCAGCTTTGCCGAGACAACCGGATCCGCCTGGCGCAACGAAACGCGCGACGCGCTGACCGCTTCGGCGCGCGGCCATTCCGAACGCCTGACCGGCGAGATCGACACTCTGACCGCCCAGTTCGCGGCGATCCGCTCTCGCCTGTCGGCCAAGACCATCAACGAACTGGAAACCGCCTCGGTCAACGGCGACCTGTTCTGGTCGGCGCACGACATGGTGCGCAATTTCAACCTGATGTCGGTGGCGCAGAAGGCCGATGAATGGAGCTATCGGGAAATCCGCAACCAGAACGACCTGTTCGTCCAGCCAATGCTCGTCCGCGTCCGCACCGCCATGGACGAAGAGCGCCATCTGGCCGACGCTTCCAGCGACCGGTTGCTGCTGTGGGCGAGCGGCCTGTTGTTCGCTGTCCTTGCCATCGTCGCCTTCTGGGTCTTCCGGCCGATGGAACAGGCGATCCGCCGCGCCTTTGCCCAATCGGCCGAATCCCTGTTCAAGGCCGAGGCCGCAGACCGCGCCAAGTCGGAATTCCTGGCCAATATGAGCCACGAGATCCGCACGCCGATGAACGGCGTGCTCGGCATGGCTGAACTCTTGGCCAAGACCGAATTGACGCCACGCCAGAAGACCTTCACCGACGTCATCGTCAAATCGGGCAATGCGCTGCTCACTATCATCAACGACATCCTCGATTTCTCCAAGATCAATGCCGGACAGCTCACCCTGGACCCTGCCCCTTTCCGTCTCACCGAAGCGGTCGAAGATGTGGCGACGCTGGTCTCGGCGCGTGTCGCCGAGAAGAACCTCGAACTGATCGTGCGTGTCGATCCGCGCCTGCCGGCCCATGTCGTCGGCGACGCCGGCCGCTTCCGGCAGATCGTCACCAATCTGGTCGGCAATGCGGTGAAGTTCACCGAGAAAGGCCATGTGCTGATCGACGTCGGCGGCGAAACCGTCAATGACGTCGTCCAGCTCAAGCTGCGGGTCGAGGACACCGGCATCGGCATTCCGGCCGAGAAACTGCAGAACGTGTTCGAGAAATTCGCGCAGGTCGATGGCTCCTCGACCCGCCGCCACGAAGGCACCGGCCTTGGGCTCGCCATCGCCGCCCGCCTCGTCGATTTGATGGCCGGCAAGATCGGCGTCGAGAGCGAGATCGGGCGCGGCTCCGTCTTCTGGTTCGGAGTGCCGCTGCCCGTGCACCATGCCGAGACGCGCGATGCGATCGTGCCGGTCGACGTCACCGGTGCGCGCGTGCTGGTCATCGACGACAATCCGGTCAACCGCGAGATCCTGCTCGAGCAGCTCAGGAGCTGGAGCTTCGACTGCGCTGCCGCCGAAAGCGGCGCCATGGGGCTGGCCTTCCTCGATCGCGCCTGCCAGTTGGGCGCCAGCGTCGACTGCATCATCCTCGACTACCAGATGCCCGGCATGAACGGCGCCGATGTCGCCCGGGCCATCGCCGCCGACAGCCGGCTGTCCGCCATCCCGATCGTCATCCTGACCTCAGTCGACCAGGTCGATTTCGGCAAGATGATCATCGACTTCGGCATTGCGGCCCACCTGACCAAGCCGGCGCGCTCGGCGGTCCTGCTCGGCACGGTCATCTCGGTCATCCAGAAGGCTCGCTCGCAGGTCGGCAAGGCACAGTTCATTCGCGAACCGGTCCAGCCGAAGCCGCAGGCGGCTCCGCCGGCCTTCACCGTCATCCGTGGTCCCGCCATACCGGTCGCGACGGCGCCGGAATCGACCACCACGCCGAACGGCCCGATCGACATCCTCATCGCCGAGGACAATGACGTGAACCAGCTGGTGTTCGGCCAAATCCTCAACGGGCTGGGCCTCAGCTACCGCATCGCCGGCAATGGCCGCACGGCGGTCGAGATGTACCGGTCGCTGCATCCGAAACTGATCCTGATGGACGTCTCGATGCCCGAGATGAACGGCTACGAGGCAACCCGCGCCATCCGGGCGATCGAGGCCTCGTCGGGCGGTCACATCCCGATCATCGGCGTCACCGCGCATGCGCTGAAGGGCGATCGCGACAAGTGCATCGAGGCCGGCATGGACGACTATCTGCCGAAGCCGGTTTCGCCCGATCGCCTCGGCGCCAAGATCGGCACATGGCTCAGCGAAACGGTGGTGGCCAAGACGGCGTGA
- a CDS encoding SDR family oxidoreductase, translating to MSSTLFDLSGRRALITGSSQGIGLGLAAGLAQAGARVVLNGRDAAKLAAAATQIPGAETLAFDATDHDAVRSAIDNFELSGGPIDILVNNAGMQFRTPLEDFPADAFERLLQTNVASVFHVGQAVARHMIKRGRGKIINIASVQTALARPGIAPYTATKGAVGNLTKGMATDWAKYGLQCNAIAPGYFDTPLNAALVADPAFTAWLEKRTPAGRWGKVEELVGACVFLASDASSFVNGHILYVDGGITASI from the coding sequence ATGTCATCCACCTTGTTCGATCTCAGCGGGCGCCGGGCGCTCATAACCGGCTCGTCGCAGGGCATCGGGCTCGGCCTGGCCGCAGGCTTGGCGCAAGCCGGCGCCAGGGTGGTCCTCAATGGCCGTGACGCGGCAAAGCTTGCCGCAGCGGCGACACAGATCCCCGGGGCGGAAACGCTTGCCTTCGACGCGACCGACCATGACGCGGTCCGCTCCGCGATCGACAATTTCGAGCTGTCCGGCGGGCCGATCGACATATTGGTCAACAATGCCGGCATGCAGTTCCGCACGCCGCTCGAGGATTTTCCCGCCGACGCATTCGAGCGCCTGCTGCAGACCAATGTCGCCAGCGTCTTCCATGTCGGCCAGGCGGTTGCGCGCCACATGATCAAGCGGGGCCGCGGCAAGATCATCAACATCGCTTCCGTCCAGACCGCACTCGCCCGCCCCGGCATCGCCCCCTACACGGCGACGAAAGGCGCGGTCGGCAACCTGACCAAGGGCATGGCGACCGACTGGGCCAAATACGGCCTGCAATGCAACGCCATCGCACCGGGCTATTTCGACACGCCGCTCAACGCAGCCCTTGTTGCCGATCCGGCTTTCACCGCCTGGCTCGAAAAGCGCACGCCGGCCGGCCGCTGGGGCAAGGTGGAGGAATTGGTCGGAGCCTGCGTGTTCCTGGCTTCCGATGCCTCGTCCTTTGTCAACGGCCATATCCTCTATGTCGACGGCGGCATCACCGCATCGATCTGA
- a CDS encoding polyprenyl synthetase family protein — protein MTNDDEMAFEMALIRRAAAVEVQLRRLLDDRPLSGEIARPERLMAAMRHGVLNGGKRLRPFLVMESAALFSADGEAALGVAAALECVHCYSLIHDDLPAMDDDDLRRGQPTVHKAFDEATAILAGDALLTLAFDIIASEATVLPAERRAALVLALARAAGAGGMVGGQKLDLEAEQTPPDEAGIITLQAMKTGALIRFACEAGAITAGAPAEDRERLAEFGSAIGLAFQLADDLLDLTADASQMGKATGKDAAAGKGTLVALHGANWARSQLHGLVGQAHALLDPYGDKAALLKEAATFVATRNS, from the coding sequence ATGACGAATGACGACGAAATGGCGTTCGAAATGGCGCTTATCCGACGGGCGGCGGCCGTCGAGGTGCAGTTGCGGCGGTTGCTCGACGATCGCCCGCTTTCGGGCGAGATCGCGCGGCCCGAGCGGCTGATGGCGGCGATGCGCCATGGCGTGCTGAACGGCGGCAAGCGCCTGCGCCCCTTCCTGGTCATGGAAAGCGCTGCCCTTTTTTCCGCCGATGGCGAAGCCGCGTTGGGTGTCGCGGCGGCGCTCGAATGCGTGCATTGCTATTCGCTGATCCATGATGATTTGCCGGCGATGGACGACGATGATCTGCGCCGCGGCCAGCCGACCGTGCACAAGGCGTTCGACGAGGCAACCGCCATCCTGGCCGGCGACGCCTTGCTGACGCTCGCCTTCGACATCATCGCCAGCGAAGCAACCGTGCTGCCGGCCGAGCGGCGGGCCGCTCTGGTGCTGGCGCTTGCCAGGGCCGCGGGCGCCGGCGGCATGGTCGGTGGCCAGAAACTCGACCTCGAAGCCGAGCAGACACCGCCCGACGAGGCCGGCATCATAACGCTGCAGGCGATGAAGACCGGCGCGCTTATCCGCTTCGCCTGTGAAGCCGGCGCCATCACCGCCGGCGCTCCGGCAGAAGACCGGGAGCGACTGGCCGAATTCGGCTCGGCGATCGGCCTTGCTTTCCAGCTTGCCGACGATCTGCTCGACCTGACTGCGGACGCCAGCCAGATGGGCAAGGCGACCGGCAAGGACGCCGCCGCCGGCAAGGGAACGTTGGTGGCACTGCATGGCGCAAATTGGGCGCGCAGCCAGTTGCACGGTCTTGTCGGCCAGGCGCACGCACTGCTCGATCCCTATGGCGACAAGGCGGCGCTGCTGAAGGAGGCTGCGACCTTCGTCGCGACACGCAACAGCTGA
- a CDS encoding biosynthetic peptidoglycan transglycosylase, with protein sequence MGGLAEPIVDHETEKLDMATRSRGVNRRSLRRWVRRSLVVAAVLALIPTVLTFLYLPSFVHPVSTLMLKDLATFSGYDRRWVSIDDVAPVLAHSVIMSEDGQFCFHRGVDLGELRGVVDDALAGEATRGASTITMQTVKNLFLWSRPLGSVRKVVELPLAVYFDAVLSKRRIMEIYLNIAEWGPGIYGIEAAAQHHFGISAKQLSRRQAALLAVTLPNPIARNPAKPGPGLRRLANLIERRAGRSGAYVGCLE encoded by the coding sequence TTGGGCGGCTTGGCGGAACCGATCGTCGATCATGAAACCGAAAAGCTGGACATGGCGACGAGATCGCGCGGCGTGAACCGCCGCAGTCTCAGGCGCTGGGTCCGGCGCAGCCTTGTCGTGGCCGCCGTGCTGGCGCTGATCCCGACAGTGCTGACCTTCCTTTACCTGCCGTCCTTCGTGCACCCGGTGTCGACGCTGATGCTGAAGGACCTGGCGACCTTCTCCGGCTATGACCGGCGCTGGGTGTCGATCGACGATGTCGCGCCGGTGCTGGCCCATTCGGTCATCATGTCGGAGGACGGGCAGTTCTGCTTCCACCGCGGCGTCGATCTCGGCGAACTCAGGGGGGTCGTCGATGACGCGCTGGCCGGCGAGGCAACGCGCGGCGCCTCGACCATCACCATGCAGACGGTGAAGAACCTGTTCCTGTGGTCACGGCCGCTGGGCTCGGTGCGCAAGGTGGTCGAACTGCCGCTGGCGGTCTATTTCGACGCTGTGCTGTCGAAACGGCGCATCATGGAGATTTATCTCAACATCGCCGAATGGGGGCCGGGCATCTATGGCATCGAGGCCGCGGCACAGCATCATTTCGGCATTTCGGCAAAACAGCTGTCGCGCCGGCAGGCGGCACTTCTTGCCGTTACCTTGCCCAATCCGATCGCCCGCAATCCGGCAAAACCCGGCCCAGGGCTGAGACGGCTCGCCAATCTGATCGAGCGGCGTGCCGGCCGTTCCGGCGCCTATGTCGGCTGCCTCGAGTAG
- the rpmF gene encoding 50S ribosomal protein L32 encodes MAVPKRKTSPSKRGMRRSADALKAPTYVEDKNSGEMRRPHHIDLKTGMYRGRQVLTPKES; translated from the coding sequence ATGGCCGTTCCGAAACGCAAAACCTCTCCGTCCAAGCGCGGCATGCGCCGCTCGGCCGACGCCCTCAAGGCCCCGACCTATGTTGAGGACAAGAATTCCGGCGAAATGCGCCGTCCGCACCACATCGACCTGAAGACCGGCATGTATCGCGGTCGCCAGGTGCTGACCCCCAAGGAAAGCTGA
- a CDS encoding IS630 family transposase (programmed frameshift) has protein sequence MGKPYSMDLRERVVASVEREGLSRRQAAVRFGVGISTVIRWVSRLRETSSLAPGKMGGHRPKKIAGEHRDWLLVRCRAADFTLRGLVAELAERGLKVDYRSVWEFVHAEKLSHKKTLIAAEQDRPDVAHRRAQWAKYQDRIDPSRLVFIDETWTKTNMAPLRGWAPRGERIKAKVPHGHWKTMTFLAALRHDRVDAPWLIDGPINGERFQLYVDKVLVPTLKPGDIVVMDNLGSHKSKAVRRAIRSPGAKLFLLPKYSPDLNPIEKLFAKLKHWLRKAARRTIDAVCNAIGQILGTVNSIECRNYFIEAGYAQPKVIPL, from the exons ATGGGCAAGCCTTATTCGATGGATCTTCGCGAACGGGTTGTTGCGTCGGTTGAGCGGGAGGGGCTGTCGCGGCGGCAGGCGGCAGTGCGCTTTGGGGTTGGTATCAGTACCGTCATCAGATGGGTAAGCCGCTTGCGCGAAACGAGCAGCCTTGCGCCCGGCAAGATGGGTGGGCACAGGCCGAAGAAGATTGCCGGTGAGCATCGGGACTGGCTTCTGGTGCGCTGCCGGGCCGCTGATTTCACGCTACGCGGACTGGTGGCCGAACTGGCCGAGCGCGGCCTGAAGGTCGATTACCGCTCGGTATGGGAGTTCGTCCACGCCGAGAAGCTCAGTCAC AAAAAGACGCTGATCGCGGCTGAGCAGGATCGCCCCGATGTGGCGCACAGGCGGGCACAGTGGGCAAAGTATCAGGACCGCATCGATCCTTCCCGCCTGGTGTTCATCGACGAGACCTGGACCAAGACAAACATGGCGCCGCTCAGGGGATGGGCACCGCGCGGCGAGAGGATCAAAGCCAAGGTACCGCACGGCCATTGGAAGACCATGACCTTCTTGGCGGCGCTACGCCACGACCGTGTCGATGCGCCATGGCTCATCGACGGACCAATCAACGGCGAGCGGTTCCAGCTCTATGTCGACAAGGTTCTCGTCCCAACCCTCAAGCCCGGCGACATCGTCGTCATGGACAATCTCGGCTCGCACAAGAGCAAGGCCGTGCGCCGCGCCATCCGCTCGCCCGGCGCCAAGCTGTTTCTCCTGCCGAAATACTCGCCCGACCTGAACCCCATCGAGAAGCTCTTTGCAAAGCTCAAGCATTGGCTGCGCAAGGCGGCCAGGCGAACCATCGATGCAGTCTGCAATGCCATCGGACAAATCCTCGGCACCGTCAATTCAATCGAATGCAGGAATTACTTCATCGAGGCCGGGTATGCCCAACCTAAAGTCATCCCGCTCTAG
- a CDS encoding GlcG/HbpS family heme-binding protein: MTALPLEKARQIIDAAFAKGADLKLKPLGVSVLDAGGHLVAFQRQDGASFLRPQMSAGKAYGALAIGMGSRKVEAFAKERPHLVAGISDVSGGRVLPVVGGVLIRDKAGAIIGAVGISGDTSDNDEAAAIAGIEAADFSADPG; this comes from the coding sequence ATGACCGCACTGCCGCTCGAAAAAGCCAGGCAAATCATCGATGCCGCCTTCGCCAAAGGCGCCGATCTCAAGCTCAAGCCACTGGGCGTCTCGGTGCTTGACGCCGGCGGCCATCTGGTCGCCTTCCAGCGCCAGGACGGCGCCTCGTTCCTGCGCCCGCAAATGTCGGCGGGCAAGGCCTATGGCGCGCTGGCCATCGGCATGGGCTCGCGCAAGGTCGAGGCCTTCGCCAAGGAGCGTCCGCATCTGGTCGCCGGCATTTCCGACGTGTCGGGCGGACGCGTGCTGCCGGTCGTCGGCGGCGTGCTGATCCGCGACAAGGCCGGCGCCATCATTGGCGCCGTCGGCATATCAGGCGACACCTCGGACAATGATGAGGCCGCGGCCATCGCCGGCATCGAGGCCGCCGACTTCAGCGCCGATCCGGGCTGA
- a CDS encoding winged helix-turn-helix transcriptional regulator translates to MSLDRRSGCPINLSLEVFGDRWSLIILRDMIFGGRRHFRELLNGSMEGIASNILADRLKRLMELGMLTKADDPSHKQKAIYSLTEMAITLVPILAHLGAWGRVWLPTSEELSIRAELLEKGGPPLWEKFMDELRHEHLGMPLDTASGPSVRATLQAAYEAVVASKALSASPAA, encoded by the coding sequence ATGAGCCTCGATCGCCGGTCCGGCTGTCCGATCAACCTGTCGTTGGAAGTGTTCGGCGACCGCTGGAGCCTGATCATCCTGCGCGACATGATTTTCGGCGGCAGGCGCCATTTCCGCGAGCTGCTCAACGGATCGATGGAAGGCATTGCCTCCAACATCCTCGCCGACCGGCTGAAACGGCTGATGGAATTGGGCATGCTGACAAAGGCCGACGATCCCAGTCACAAGCAGAAGGCGATTTACAGCCTGACCGAGATGGCTATCACGCTGGTGCCGATCCTGGCCCATCTCGGTGCCTGGGGCCGGGTCTGGCTGCCGACCAGCGAGGAACTCTCGATCCGCGCCGAACTCCTGGAAAAGGGCGGACCGCCACTATGGGAGAAATTCATGGACGAATTGCGCCATGAGCATCTGGGTATGCCGCTCGATACAGCGTCCGGCCCATCTGTCCGCGCGACCCTGCAGGCCGCCTATGAAGCCGTGGTCGCCAGCAAGGCACTCAGCGCCAGCCCGGCTGCGTAA
- a CDS encoding alpha/beta fold hydrolase, whose protein sequence is MTSIDRPEITSEAFGDAENPPLLLIMGAMASMLWWPEAFCRELADAGLYVIRYDNRDTGRSTKYPPGKPPYTFDDMADDAIGVLDSHGIGKAHVAGMSMGGMIAQLVALKHPSRVASLTVISSSPMGMDTSHLPQTTDAYIKHSAAGADVDWADRRQVIDFMVRDTKAIASTAHPFDEAGMRAFIEQDYDRSGGFLSATNHFSLKGGDEWKGRLHEMTALLLVIHGTSDPIFPVEHGEALAKTVAGAKLLRVAGGGHELHPDDWDVIVDGIVAHTQPN, encoded by the coding sequence ATGACGTCGATCGACCGTCCCGAGATCACATCCGAAGCCTTCGGCGACGCAGAAAATCCCCCGCTGCTGCTGATCATGGGCGCGATGGCCTCGATGCTGTGGTGGCCGGAGGCATTTTGCCGGGAGCTGGCGGATGCCGGCCTTTACGTGATCCGCTACGACAATCGCGATACCGGCCGTTCGACCAAATATCCGCCAGGCAAGCCGCCTTACACATTCGACGACATGGCGGATGATGCGATTGGTGTGCTCGACAGCCATGGCATCGGCAAGGCGCATGTCGCCGGCATGTCGATGGGCGGCATGATCGCGCAACTCGTGGCGCTCAAACACCCTTCCCGCGTCGCGTCGCTGACCGTGATCAGCAGCTCGCCGATGGGGATGGACACCTCGCATCTGCCGCAGACGACCGATGCCTATATCAAGCATTCGGCCGCGGGCGCTGATGTCGACTGGGCGGACCGCCGCCAGGTGATCGATTTCATGGTCAGGGATACCAAGGCGATCGCCAGCACCGCGCATCCGTTCGACGAGGCCGGGATGAGAGCCTTCATCGAACAGGATTACGACCGGTCGGGCGGTTTCCTGAGCGCAACCAATCATTTTTCGCTCAAGGGCGGTGATGAATGGAAGGGCCGCCTGCACGAGATGACGGCGCTGTTGCTGGTCATCCATGGCACATCAGATCCGATCTTTCCGGTTGAACACGGCGAGGCACTGGCCAAAACAGTCGCCGGCGCAAAACTCCTTCGCGTC